A single window of Arvicola amphibius chromosome 15, mArvAmp1.2, whole genome shotgun sequence DNA harbors:
- the Cfap20 gene encoding cilia- and flagella-associated protein 20 — protein sequence MFKNTFQSGFLSILYSIGSKPLQIWDKKVRNGHIKRITDNDIQSLVLEIEGTNVSTTYITCPADPKKTLGIKLPFLVMIIKNLKKYFTFEVQVLDDKNVRRRFRASNYQSTTRVKPFICTMPMRLDDGWNQIQFNLSDFTRRAYGTNYIETLRVQIHANCRIRRVYFSDRLYSEDELPAEFKLYLPVQNKAKQ from the exons ATGTTCAAGAACACGTTCCAGAGCggcttcctctccatcctctacAGCATCGGCAGCAAGCCCCTGCAGATCTGGGACAAAAAG GTACGGAATGGCCACATCAAAAGAATCACGGACAATGACATCCAGTCCCTGGTGCTAGAGATTGAAGGAACAAATGTCAG CACCACATACATCACATGCCCTGCAGACCCCAAGAAGACACTGGGGATTAAACTGCCTTTCCTCGTCATGATCATCAAAAACCTGAAGAAGTATTTTACGTTTGAAGTCCAG GTATTAGATGATAAAAACGTCCGCCGGCGGTTTCGAGCGAGCAACTACCAGAGCACCACCCGCGTCAAGCCTTTCATCTGTACCATGCCCATGCGGCTGGATGACGGCTGGAACCAGATTCAGTTCAACTTGTCGGATTTCACCCGGCGGGCGTACGGCACGAACTACATCGAGACCCTGAGAGTGCAG ATCCATGCAAACTGTCGTATCCGAAGGGTTTACTTCTCAGACAGACTCTACTCAGAAGACGAGCTGCCAGCAGAGTTCAAACTGTATCTCCCAGTTCAGAACAAGGCCAAA caatAA